The sequence below is a genomic window from Candidatus Eisenbacteria bacterium.
TCATGATCGGCATCTATCCAATCGAACGTGTCGGCATCTGCCTTGAAGAGCGCCGGGTGGTATATGTCAACACTTGTATCAAAGTCGGCAAGGATAATACCCTTGCCTGTGACTTTATCGCCGAGCCCGTCAGTCACCTGCCATGCTGACGGAGCTCCGATTTCGGGGGCACTCACGTCAAGACAAGGCAGGAGTCTTGGCTTCCAAACAGATTCCACGGTCTCCACATCGTTTCTTCCAGCAATAGCGCCGAGTGCTTCCCATGGCACCCGTGCCGCATATATCGTCCCCACCTTCGAAATCTTCCCGTCAACTCTGTCGAACTGGACACCGATGCTCTCAAGTGAAGATATTTCTCCCGGAGCCAGCTCCCTCTTGAACTTGAGCATCACTGGCGCGTTGGGCTCAAGGGCTTTTTCACTCAAGAAGCTCGTCTCTGGGACAGGCTTAAGACGCGTGGAAAGAAGAAGCTTGAGCGGAGCATTCATCTTGGCAATCGTCTGTGAAGGAATTCCGCTCAATGGTGCAGAGCTTGAAGGTTCTGCAGGCGCGCCTTCAGCACCGGCAAAAAGAAAGGCAGAAAACAGAAGCACCGCGAGGTTCAGAGCCGGCAACGAACCTGTCCGTCTCCTGAAATTCATCGTGCCCTCCGTTTGTAACTGTCACTCCAGAAACAACAATCGGGTACGCCTTGTTTGAAGCGTGACCCGAGAGATGTCCACTCCATCCATTCAACTCTGTAACAATTATACCAGAGAGACATCCGGGTTTCAACACTTCTCTGTGAATTGAAGCCAAGTTTGTCAAACTTTTGTCTGTTTTCCAGCAGTTACGCGGTCAATCATTGCAACATGCAATGCCGGAGAAATATTTCTAGTGTTCGTCTCCCTCGACCTCTTCTTCATCCGGCTCCCCGGAGACAGATTCCGGAGCGCCCGAGTCGGGCAGTACCAGGACGTCCTCTAGCTCCCCCGCAGGAAGTCGTTCCACATCCCGCAGCTTGGCTTCCATGATCTGAGTGCGTTTACTGGTCTCATCAATTGTTTTGCTCGCGGTGTCCAGTTGTTTCTTGACCCTGCGAAGCACCTCTTCAAATCTGCCGAATTCGGTCTTGACCGCTGCCAGCACTTTCCAGACTTCACTCGCGCGCTGCTGGATGGCAAGTGACCGGAAGCCCATGCGCAGGCTGTTGAGGATGGCAGCCAGTGTTGTCGGTCCGGCAACGACGACTCTGTGGGTTTGCTGGAGCTTCTCTACAAGCCCCGGCTGCCGGAGGACTTCAGCATACAAACCCTCCGTCGGCAGAAACATCAGGGCAAAATCGGTGGTGTGCGGTGGATCGATGTACCTGTTACGTATATCAAGCGCAGATTTGACTACGGCCGAAGCAAGAGCCTTGCTCGCTTCCTGCACCTTCTCGCTATCTGCCGCTTCCGCTGCTTCCAATAGTCTCAGATAGTCCTCCTGAGGAAATTTGGAATCGATCGGCAGCCAGACATGGGTCCCAGGTTCATTGTCGGGTCCCGGAAGACGGATTGCATATTCGACAGTTTCACGCGATCCTTCCTTTGTCTGGACATTTCGTGCATATTGATCCGGCGTGAGTATCTCCTCAAGAATTGCTCCGAGCTGAAACTCTGCCCAAGTGCCGCGAGCTTTGACGTTGGTGAGAACTCTCTTGAGGTCACCCACACCCGTCGCCAGTGTCTGCATCTCCCCGAGCCCTCGCTGCACAGCCTCCAAACGCTCGCTCACCAGCTTGAACGATTCTCCAAGTCGTCTCTCCAACGTATCATGCAGCTTCTCATCCACAGTCTTACGCATCTCATCGAGCTTTTTTTCGTTGCTCTCCTGGATTTGCTTGAGTTGCGTGTCAATGACTTCGCGGAGCGCGTCAAAACGGGACTGGTTCGTCTCGGTCAAATCTCTGAGCTGCCTGGTTACTGCCTCAAGCTGCATTTTCTGGAGGCTCCCCATCTCGCCAATAGTCTTCGCAATGGTGTCACTTGCAGATTTGAAGCCGCCGGTGACTTCCTCTCGCAATTCTCGCGCAGCCTTAAGAGATTCCTCCCGCTGGGCACGCAGTTCGTCTCGAACAACATGCTCTGTCTCGTCACGGCCGCGGCGGAACAGGCGCCATATGACGATCAGCAGAAGGACAACATTGACCAGCAGCAGCGGAATGACTACGGCCACGTTATTCATGAGAAGTCACCTCTTCTTGAAAATCTGGACAAGAACAAAACCTGCCACGAACCCTCCCACATGCGCCCACCACGCCACTCCTCCTTCTTCCCTCATCATGCTCCCATACAAGAACTGGATCAAGAACCAGAATCCAAGGAAGAAGAACGCGGGAAGCTCCATCACCCTGATTATGAATCCGATCGGGATAAGCGTTAGAACCCGTGCCCTGGGGAAAAGCGTGAAATATGCGCCGAGCACACCTGCAATCGCGCCGCTCGCACCTATGGTGGGAATGTTTGAGTGCGGGCTGGCGAACACCTGACCGATACTCGCTGCAAGCCCGCAGAAAATGTAAAAGACAAGAAATCTCAGTCTTCCCATTCTATCTTCAACATTGTCTCCAAAGATCCAGAGGTAGAGCATGTTTCCTATCAGGTGAAGCCATCCTCCGTGGAGGAACATCGCTGTGAAGACGGAAAGATATCTCCCGCCGTACTCAAACTGACTTGCAGAGTCCCCGGACAACAGCCTGTGCGGGATCATCCCGTAGTGAGAGACAAACTGGTTTATGTTTTGCCCAAGGGATAATTCGTAGACAAAGATAAGTGAATTGACTGCAATGAGACCGATCGTAACAACCGGTCGCCTTGAGGAAGGAATAGTGTCACGAAGCGGTATCGTAGGCGCTCACCTCGGCTTGCAATCCGAACTTTTCAGTGCACTCATTTCCTGCCGCTTTCATTGCCTTGACACACAGTTTTGGTCGTTCGAAGAGGTGCTACAATCGCCGGGACCGGACTCTTGAGACCGGGTGTATGGAACTGGGTCATCGGTCTAGGAACTGTGATGGTTGGATTGACGTACTTGCTGGCCGGGACCTGAGGTGAACCTGTACAACCATTCCCCGAGGAGTCGAACTTCACGAGGAGAACATCGGGATCCCCTCCGCCATAAGACGTACTTCCCCCACCGACCACAAAGCCTCCATCAGATGTTTGTATGATACAGAGCCCCTTGTCCCACCCCGGCCCTCCAAGCGTTTGAGTCCGGATATGCTGCCCTTCGTTATCGAACTTCGAGAAGAGGACATCGCCGACATACCCTCCCCCCGACACACCGGTCCAGCCTGTCACAAGGATCGTCCCGTCCCGTGCCTGGACCAGAGAGTAGCCAGAATCATCGTCCTTCACCCCGAGTGTGCGTGTCCAAAGATGATTGCCTTTTGCATCGAACTTCGAGAGGAACATGTCCTTATCACCGGGGCCAAAACTGTCAGTTTCCCCCGTGACTGCGATTCCGCCGTCGATTGTCTGAATGACCCAACGTCCCTGGTCCCAGCCAGGACCTCCAAATACTCTCGTCCAGACATGATTCCCGTTTGAATCGAATTTGCATAGAAGGACGTCGCTCGAACCTGCT
It includes:
- the rmuC gene encoding DNA recombination protein RmuC, whose translation is MNNVAVVIPLLLVNVVLLLIVIWRLFRRGRDETEHVVRDELRAQREESLKAARELREEVTGGFKSASDTIAKTIGEMGSLQKMQLEAVTRQLRDLTETNQSRFDALREVIDTQLKQIQESNEKKLDEMRKTVDEKLHDTLERRLGESFKLVSERLEAVQRGLGEMQTLATGVGDLKRVLTNVKARGTWAEFQLGAILEEILTPDQYARNVQTKEGSRETVEYAIRLPGPDNEPGTHVWLPIDSKFPQEDYLRLLEAAEAADSEKVQEASKALASAVVKSALDIRNRYIDPPHTTDFALMFLPTEGLYAEVLRQPGLVEKLQQTHRVVVAGPTTLAAILNSLRMGFRSLAIQQRASEVWKVLAAVKTEFGRFEEVLRRVKKQLDTASKTIDETSKRTQIMEAKLRDVERLPAGELEDVLVLPDSGAPESVSGEPDEEEVEGDEH
- a CDS encoding rhomboid family intramembrane serine protease, translated to MSGDSASQFEYGGRYLSVFTAMFLHGGWLHLIGNMLYLWIFGDNVEDRMGRLRFLVFYIFCGLAASIGQVFASPHSNIPTIGASGAIAGVLGAYFTLFPRARVLTLIPIGFIIRVMELPAFFFLGFWFLIQFLYGSMMREEGGVAWWAHVGGFVAGFVLVQIFKKR